The Meles meles chromosome 6, mMelMel3.1 paternal haplotype, whole genome shotgun sequence genome has a window encoding:
- the EMC4 gene encoding ER membrane protein complex subunit 4 isoform X3 — protein sequence MTAQGSLVANRGRRFKWAIELSGPGGGSRSRSDRGGGQGDSLYPVGYLDKQVPDTSVQETDRILVEKRCWDIALGPLKQIPMNLFIMYMAGNTISIFPTMMVCMMAWRPIQALMAISAKDGVQWWRTASVKRRRKPLVPVYRDLIYNLLFVPSGSFSAY from the exons ATGACGGCCCAGGGGAGCCTGGTGGCCAACCGAGGCCGGCGCTTCAAGTGGGCCATTGAGCTGAGCgggcctggaggaggcagcag GAGCCGAAGTGACCGGGGCGGTGGCCAGGGAGACTCGCTGTACCCTGTGGGTTACTTGGACAAGCAAGTGCCTGATACCAGCGTGCAAGAGACAGACCGGATCCTGGTGGAGAAG cgCTGCTGGGACATCGCCTTGGGTCCCCTCAAGCAGATTCCAATGAACCTCTTCATCATGTACATGGCAGGCAATACTATCTCCATCTTCCCTACTATGATGGTGTGCATGATGGCTTGGCGGCCCATTCAGGCACTTATGGCCATTTCAGCCA AGGATGGAGTTCAGTGGTGGAGGACTGCTTCtgtgaagaggagaaggaagcccCTGGTGCCTGTGTATCGGGATCTCATTTACAACCTTCTTTTTGTGCCCAGTGGCTCCTTCTCAGCATACTAA
- the EMC4 gene encoding ER membrane protein complex subunit 4 isoform X2 — translation MNLFIMYMAGNTISIFPTMMVCMMAWRPIQALMAISATFKMLESSSQKFLQGLVYLIGNLMGLALAVYKCQSMGLLPTHASDWLAFIEPPERMEFSGGGLLL, via the exons ATGAACCTCTTCATCATGTACATGGCAGGCAATACTATCTCCATCTTCCCTACTATGATGGTGTGCATGATGGCTTGGCGGCCCATTCAGGCACTTATGGCCATTTCAGCCA CTTTCAAGATGCTAGAAAGTTCAAGCCAGAAGTTTCTTCAGGGTTTGGTGTATCTCATTGGAAACCTCATGGGTTTGGCATTGGCTGTTTATAAGTGCCAGTCAATGGGACTGTTGCCTACACATGCATCAGACTGGTTAGCCTTCATTGAGCCCCCTGAG AGGATGGAGTTCAGTGGTGGAGGACTGCTTCtgtga
- the EMC4 gene encoding ER membrane protein complex subunit 4 isoform X1: MTAQGSLVANRGRRFKWAIELSGPGGGSRSRSDRGGGQGDSLYPVGYLDKQVPDTSVQETDRILVEKRCWDIALGPLKQIPMNLFIMYMAGNTISIFPTMMVCMMAWRPIQALMAISATFKMLESSSQKFLQGLVYLIGNLMGLALAVYKCQSMGLLPTHASDWLAFIEPPERMEFSGGGLLL, translated from the exons ATGACGGCCCAGGGGAGCCTGGTGGCCAACCGAGGCCGGCGCTTCAAGTGGGCCATTGAGCTGAGCgggcctggaggaggcagcag GAGCCGAAGTGACCGGGGCGGTGGCCAGGGAGACTCGCTGTACCCTGTGGGTTACTTGGACAAGCAAGTGCCTGATACCAGCGTGCAAGAGACAGACCGGATCCTGGTGGAGAAG cgCTGCTGGGACATCGCCTTGGGTCCCCTCAAGCAGATTCCAATGAACCTCTTCATCATGTACATGGCAGGCAATACTATCTCCATCTTCCCTACTATGATGGTGTGCATGATGGCTTGGCGGCCCATTCAGGCACTTATGGCCATTTCAGCCA CTTTCAAGATGCTAGAAAGTTCAAGCCAGAAGTTTCTTCAGGGTTTGGTGTATCTCATTGGAAACCTCATGGGTTTGGCATTGGCTGTTTATAAGTGCCAGTCAATGGGACTGTTGCCTACACATGCATCAGACTGGTTAGCCTTCATTGAGCCCCCTGAG AGGATGGAGTTCAGTGGTGGAGGACTGCTTCtgtga